A genomic region of Pseudoxanthomonas suwonensis contains the following coding sequences:
- a CDS encoding CHASE2 domain-containing protein: MNAASAMPGKRRCALALAAGVLAALLGGLGLAGPLDDVLHRWLAPSTSLPAPVAVLVVDDADPWPWPNGRIADLLERLRDAGVRGVALDLPLQSGAATDPEGDARLARTLLENRVALGVTLVPGADGPPDAQMPPIEFAGAARLGHVLLPRDRDGRVRQHLPHVVAADGVRWPSLPLALAQPGNPGGSGRWETAERWRIGYDDRTAPPTLRAVDLLAGRLGASRLHGHWVLVGLADASSQPPLPGPSGTAPLFAVEHEARALVAMLRGSTPRPLPAAAQALLALLLAGIPVLLGLGRGGRGWHAPAALLGGFAAALALSGWLLGRQLWFAPGGTVAVLLAALAGWGVLALRRQLRRRQRMPGLASRRRLDAALYAARAAGTPHSLLLVEVGASPAGDHEQVRADVSRLAQLMRARARRPGDVAAHLGAGRFALLLPDTPAAAAEHILEDIRQQAAERDVSLPLQGRVHGCSGQACDCAGELRPLAAAPGGAQPPR, translated from the coding sequence ATGAACGCCGCTTCCGCCATGCCCGGGAAGCGCCGCTGCGCACTGGCGCTGGCCGCCGGGGTGCTCGCCGCGCTGCTGGGTGGCCTGGGCCTTGCCGGTCCGCTGGACGACGTGCTGCATCGCTGGCTGGCTCCGAGCACTTCGCTGCCCGCGCCCGTGGCCGTGCTCGTGGTCGACGATGCCGATCCCTGGCCATGGCCCAACGGCCGCATCGCCGACCTGCTGGAGCGGCTGCGCGACGCCGGCGTGCGCGGCGTCGCCCTCGACCTGCCGCTCCAGTCCGGCGCAGCCACCGACCCCGAAGGTGACGCGCGCCTGGCGCGCACCCTGCTGGAAAACCGCGTCGCGCTCGGCGTCACGCTGGTACCCGGCGCGGACGGTCCGCCGGATGCGCAGATGCCACCGATCGAGTTCGCCGGCGCGGCGCGGCTCGGCCACGTGCTGCTGCCGCGCGACCGCGATGGCCGGGTCCGCCAGCACCTGCCGCACGTGGTCGCGGCCGACGGCGTCCGCTGGCCCTCGCTGCCGCTGGCGCTGGCCCAACCCGGCAACCCGGGTGGCAGCGGCCGCTGGGAGACCGCCGAGCGCTGGCGGATCGGCTACGACGACCGCACCGCGCCGCCGACGCTGCGCGCGGTGGACCTGTTGGCCGGCCGGCTCGGCGCTTCCCGGCTGCATGGCCACTGGGTGCTGGTCGGCCTGGCCGACGCGTCGTCGCAGCCGCCGCTGCCCGGCCCATCCGGCACCGCACCGCTGTTCGCGGTCGAACACGAGGCACGCGCCCTGGTGGCGATGCTGCGGGGTTCCACGCCACGGCCACTGCCGGCCGCGGCGCAGGCGCTGCTGGCGCTGCTGCTGGCAGGCATTCCGGTGCTGCTCGGCCTGGGCCGCGGCGGGCGCGGCTGGCACGCGCCGGCGGCGCTGCTGGGTGGATTCGCCGCCGCGCTCGCGCTGTCGGGCTGGCTGCTCGGACGGCAGCTGTGGTTCGCGCCGGGCGGCACGGTCGCGGTGCTCCTGGCGGCGCTGGCCGGATGGGGCGTGCTCGCGCTGCGCCGGCAGCTGCGCCGGCGCCAGCGGATGCCCGGCCTGGCCTCGCGCCGGCGCCTGGATGCGGCCTTGTACGCCGCGCGCGCCGCCGGCACGCCGCATTCGCTGTTGCTGGTCGAAGTCGGCGCCAGCCCGGCGGGCGACCACGAACAGGTCAGGGCCGACGTCTCCCGGCTCGCCCAGCTGATGCGCGCGCGCGCGCGCCGCCCCGGCGACGTGGCCGCGCACCTGGGCGCCGGACGCTTCGCGCTGCTGTTGCCGGACACCCCGGCGGCGGCGGCCGAGCACATCCTCGAGGACATCCGCCAGCAGGCGGCCGAGCGTGACGTGTCGCTGCCGCTGCAGGGCCGCGTGCACGGCTGCAGCGGCCAGGCCTGCGACTGCGCCGGCGAGCTGCGGCCGCTCGCCGCCGCGCCGGGCGGCGCGCAGCCACCGCGCTAG
- a CDS encoding phytoene desaturase family protein, whose product MDDFRNDRDVLLVGGGHNGLVCAAYLARAGLKVTVLERRGVVGGAAVTEEFHPGFRNSVASYTVSLLQPQVIADLDLHGHGLRIVQRRRNNFLPLSPADGGGGYLLTGAGRTAEEVAKFSRRDAEALPAYEARLEAIADVLRALALQPPPNVTDGGWWRALPELLRTARLGRRLHSLDEALRQELLDLFSISAAEYLDRWFESDPIKALFGFDGVVGNYASPYAPGTAYVLLHHVFGEVNGVKGAWGHAIGGMGAITQAMARAAAAAGAEIRTGAGVREVLVERGRVAGVVTEAGEQLRARAVVANVNPKLLYQRLLPAAAVTEATRERMANWRCGSGTFRMNVALSRLPDFAALPGEGDHLTAGIILAPSLDYMDRAWRDAREHGWSREPIVEMLIPSTLDDSLAPPGMHVASLFCQHVAPELPGGRSWDDHREEVADLMVATVDRYAPGFASSVLGRQVLSPLDLERVFGLVGGDIFHGALSLNQLFSARPMLGQAGYRGAIPGLYLCGSGTHPGGGVTGAPGHNAARVVIADLR is encoded by the coding sequence ATGGACGATTTCCGGAATGATCGCGACGTGCTGCTGGTCGGCGGCGGCCACAACGGCCTGGTCTGCGCCGCCTACCTGGCCCGTGCCGGCCTCAAGGTCACCGTGCTCGAACGCCGCGGGGTGGTCGGCGGCGCGGCGGTGACGGAGGAGTTCCATCCCGGCTTCCGCAACTCGGTGGCCTCGTACACGGTCTCGCTGCTGCAGCCGCAGGTGATCGCCGACCTGGACCTGCACGGCCACGGCCTGCGCATCGTCCAGCGCAGGCGCAACAACTTCCTGCCCTTGTCCCCTGCCGATGGCGGGGGCGGCTACCTGCTCACCGGCGCCGGCCGCACCGCGGAGGAGGTGGCGAAGTTCTCCCGCCGCGACGCCGAGGCACTGCCGGCCTACGAAGCGCGGCTGGAGGCGATCGCCGACGTGCTGCGCGCGCTGGCCCTGCAGCCGCCGCCGAACGTTACCGACGGCGGCTGGTGGCGGGCGCTGCCGGAGTTGTTGCGCACCGCGCGCCTGGGCCGGCGCCTGCATTCGCTGGACGAGGCGCTGCGCCAGGAACTGCTGGACCTGTTCTCGATCTCCGCGGCCGAATACCTGGACCGCTGGTTCGAGAGCGATCCGATCAAGGCGCTGTTCGGCTTCGACGGCGTGGTCGGCAACTACGCCAGCCCGTACGCGCCGGGCACAGCTTACGTGCTGCTGCACCACGTGTTCGGTGAAGTGAACGGGGTCAAGGGTGCGTGGGGCCACGCGATCGGCGGCATGGGCGCGATCACCCAGGCGATGGCGCGCGCGGCCGCGGCCGCCGGTGCGGAGATCCGCACCGGGGCCGGCGTGCGCGAGGTCCTGGTCGAGCGCGGCCGCGTGGCCGGCGTGGTCACCGAGGCCGGCGAGCAACTGCGCGCGCGCGCGGTGGTGGCCAACGTCAACCCGAAGCTGCTGTACCAGCGGCTGCTGCCGGCCGCCGCGGTGACGGAGGCCACGCGCGAGCGCATGGCGAACTGGCGCTGCGGCTCGGGCACTTTCCGCATGAACGTGGCGCTGTCGCGGCTGCCGGACTTCGCTGCATTGCCGGGGGAGGGCGATCATCTGACCGCGGGCATCATCCTGGCGCCGTCGCTGGACTACATGGACCGCGCCTGGCGCGACGCGCGCGAGCATGGCTGGTCGCGCGAGCCGATCGTGGAGATGCTGATCCCGTCCACGCTCGACGATTCGCTGGCGCCGCCGGGCATGCACGTGGCCAGCCTGTTCTGCCAGCACGTGGCGCCGGAACTGCCGGGCGGGCGCAGCTGGGACGACCACCGCGAGGAGGTGGCCGACCTGATGGTCGCCACGGTCGATCGGTATGCGCCGGGTTTCGCCAGCTCGGTGCTGGGGCGGCAGGTGCTCAGTCCGCTAGACCTGGAGCGGGTGTTCGGCCTGGTCGGCGGCGACATCTTCCATGGCGCGCTGAGCCTGAACCAGTTGTTCTCGGCGCGGCCGATGCTGGGGCAGGCGGGGTATCGCGGGGCGATCCCGGGGCTGTACCTGTGCGGGTCGGGGACGCATCCAGGCGGTGGCGTGACCGGTGCGCCGGGGCATAACGCGGCGCGGGTGGTGATTGCGGATCTGCGTTGA
- a CDS encoding ABC transporter permease/M1 family aminopeptidase: protein MLRHLLSFERRLLLRNGVFWIVMLVFALLGFGSMASDNVSFGGGVGNIMRNAPAVVIVLLGSFSVLAVLLTTIFVAGIALRDFEQRTAELFFATPLRKRDYLLGRFGGGFFASLAIMLATALGLWIGSLMPWLDQARLGPTPWSAYAWAFAVLVIPNLLFLSALLFLLATLTRSMLYSYIGVIAFFVLWTVSGFLTQDLDSRWIGALLDPSGTTAVGEHIRYWSSAQYNQQLPALTGLLLVNRALWLGVAIVLLLAAFRLFRADREGIVLRRRRKADDAPAEAAPLPGVAAGTATLALPATTLRQGAAARWTQYRQLAAFDLRGALTSAPFLVMLVLGLLMIFTVLKFGASMYGTELYPVTRRMLSAIDGGMALFLVIIVTFYAGELVWRERSLRVAEATDAYALPDWIPLASKMTALAGLAVVLLLAGALFTTGWQLAHGYTDLEPLLYLKGIALSVVPFVLMAALAVFLQAVSGNKFIGYLLMIVYLVARATMGMLDLDHLLYRYGSATPTPYSDMNHYGHFVGPHLLLRAYWAAFAAALLVVALLFWPRGTSLALRDRLRQARARLRGPALATLAASLLVFAGLGGWIFYNTNVLNEYVPGDLAKERSAQYEKDYRQYKDLPQPRIASIRADVDIFPERRSVDIRGHYRLENRTDAPISELHVVINPDADVRRLEFGPHTVVKTDEVHGYTIYRLATPLAPGAAMDFEFELSGQPHGFPMGGGSTAVVYNGTFFNNYAALPQFGYDERRQLQDRNDRRKHDLPQLPRMNPIGDVAARGSNYLTSTGDWVDFETTVSTSGGQIALAPGYLQREWEQDGRRYYHYKSEARLLPFFSWLSADWQVARDRWNDVAIEVYHHPTHAWNVPRMIDSTKKSLDYFSRNFSPYQFRQFRILEFPGYQQFAQAFAGTIPYSEAIGFIADLRDEEDIDYVFYVTAHEAAHQWWAHQLIGANVQGATMLSESLAQYSALMVMEEEYGPRQMRRFLKYELDRYLMSRATERVEEQPLALNENQQYIHYNKGSVVFYALRDAIGEDRLNAVLSEFVQEWGFKGPPYPTTRDFLDLLYARTDAEHHPFIRDLFERIVFWNHRVTTAEVRKRDDGKYAVTLKVHAEKVSTDGKGKETEEPIDVSVDIGVFARPPGGKEADEKVLYLRKHRITEADTTLELVVDELPYEAGIDPYNKLIDRDSGDNRKKTVLL, encoded by the coding sequence ATGCTGCGCCATCTCCTCTCCTTCGAGCGCCGCCTGCTCCTGCGCAACGGCGTGTTCTGGATCGTCATGCTGGTGTTCGCCCTTCTGGGCTTCGGCAGCATGGCCTCGGACAACGTCAGCTTCGGCGGCGGCGTCGGCAACATCATGCGCAACGCGCCGGCGGTAGTGATCGTCCTGCTCGGCAGCTTCAGCGTGCTGGCGGTGCTGCTGACCACGATCTTCGTCGCCGGCATCGCGCTGCGCGACTTCGAGCAGCGCACCGCCGAGCTGTTCTTCGCAACTCCACTGCGCAAGCGCGACTACCTGCTCGGGCGCTTCGGCGGCGGCTTTTTCGCCAGCCTGGCGATCATGCTGGCCACCGCGCTGGGCCTGTGGATCGGCAGCCTGATGCCATGGCTGGACCAGGCGCGGCTGGGACCGACGCCCTGGTCGGCCTACGCCTGGGCGTTCGCCGTGCTGGTGATCCCCAACCTGCTGTTCCTGTCGGCGCTGCTGTTCCTGCTGGCCACGCTGACCCGTTCGATGCTCTACAGCTACATCGGCGTGATCGCGTTCTTCGTGCTGTGGACGGTCTCCGGCTTCCTGACCCAGGACCTGGACTCGCGCTGGATCGGCGCGCTGCTCGACCCGTCCGGCACCACCGCCGTGGGCGAGCACATCCGCTACTGGTCCAGCGCGCAGTACAACCAGCAGCTGCCGGCGCTGACCGGGCTGCTGCTGGTCAACCGCGCGCTGTGGCTGGGCGTGGCGATCGTGCTGCTGCTGGCGGCCTTCCGCCTGTTCCGCGCCGACCGCGAGGGCATCGTCCTGCGCCGCCGGCGCAAAGCTGACGACGCACCGGCCGAGGCCGCGCCCCTGCCCGGCGTGGCCGCCGGCACCGCCACGCTGGCCCTGCCGGCGACCACCCTGCGCCAGGGCGCGGCGGCGCGCTGGACCCAGTACCGCCAGCTGGCCGCGTTCGACCTGCGCGGGGCGCTGACCAGCGCCCCGTTCCTGGTGATGCTGGTGCTGGGCCTGCTGATGATCTTCACCGTGCTCAAGTTCGGCGCGAGCATGTACGGCACCGAGCTGTACCCGGTCACCCGGCGCATGCTCTCGGCGATCGACGGCGGCATGGCCCTGTTCCTGGTCATCATCGTCACCTTCTACGCCGGCGAACTGGTCTGGCGCGAGCGCAGCCTGCGCGTGGCCGAGGCGACCGACGCCTATGCCCTGCCCGACTGGATCCCGCTGGCGTCCAAGATGACCGCGCTGGCCGGGCTGGCGGTCGTCCTGCTGCTGGCCGGGGCGCTGTTCACCACCGGCTGGCAGCTGGCCCACGGCTATACCGACCTCGAGCCGCTGCTCTACCTCAAGGGCATCGCCCTGTCGGTGGTGCCGTTCGTGCTGATGGCGGCGCTGGCGGTGTTCCTGCAGGCGGTCAGCGGCAACAAGTTCATCGGCTACCTGCTGATGATCGTGTACCTGGTCGCGCGCGCGACCATGGGCATGCTCGACCTGGACCACCTGCTGTACCGCTACGGCTCGGCCACGCCCACCCCGTATTCGGACATGAACCACTACGGCCACTTCGTCGGCCCGCACCTGCTGCTGCGCGCCTACTGGGCCGCGTTCGCGGCGGCGTTGCTGGTGGTGGCGCTGCTGTTCTGGCCGCGCGGCACCTCGCTGGCCCTGCGCGACCGCCTGCGCCAGGCGCGCGCGCGGCTGCGCGGCCCGGCGCTGGCCACGCTGGCGGCGTCGCTGCTGGTGTTCGCCGGGCTCGGCGGCTGGATCTTCTACAACACCAACGTGCTCAACGAGTACGTGCCCGGCGACCTGGCCAAGGAGCGGTCGGCGCAGTACGAGAAGGACTACCGCCAGTACAAGGACCTGCCGCAGCCGCGCATCGCCTCGATCCGCGCCGACGTGGACATCTTCCCGGAGCGCCGCAGCGTCGACATCCGCGGCCACTACCGCCTGGAGAACCGCACCGACGCCCCGATCTCCGAACTGCACGTCGTCATCAATCCCGATGCGGACGTGCGGCGCCTGGAGTTCGGCCCGCACACCGTGGTCAAGACCGACGAGGTCCACGGCTACACCATCTACCGGCTGGCCACGCCGCTGGCCCCGGGCGCGGCGATGGACTTCGAGTTCGAACTGTCCGGCCAGCCGCACGGCTTCCCGATGGGCGGCGGCAGCACCGCGGTGGTCTACAACGGCACGTTCTTCAACAACTACGCCGCCCTGCCCCAGTTCGGCTACGACGAGCGCCGCCAGCTGCAGGACCGCAACGACCGGCGCAAGCACGACCTGCCGCAGCTGCCGCGGATGAACCCGATCGGCGACGTGGCCGCGCGTGGTTCCAACTACCTGACCAGCACCGGCGACTGGGTCGATTTCGAGACCACCGTCTCCACCAGCGGCGGGCAGATCGCGCTGGCGCCGGGCTACCTGCAGCGCGAATGGGAGCAGGACGGCCGCCGCTACTACCACTACAAGTCCGAGGCCAGGCTGCTGCCGTTCTTCTCGTGGCTGTCGGCCGACTGGCAGGTGGCGCGCGACCGCTGGAACGACGTGGCGATCGAGGTCTACCACCATCCCACGCACGCCTGGAACGTGCCGCGGATGATCGACTCGACCAAGAAGTCGCTGGACTACTTCAGCCGCAACTTCTCGCCCTACCAGTTCCGCCAGTTCCGGATCCTGGAGTTCCCGGGCTACCAGCAGTTCGCCCAGGCCTTCGCCGGCACCATCCCGTACTCGGAGGCGATCGGCTTCATCGCCGACCTGCGCGACGAGGAGGACATCGACTACGTGTTCTACGTCACCGCGCACGAGGCCGCGCACCAGTGGTGGGCGCACCAGCTCATCGGCGCGAACGTGCAGGGCGCGACCATGCTTTCGGAGTCGCTGGCACAATACTCGGCGCTGATGGTGATGGAGGAGGAGTACGGGCCGCGGCAGATGCGCCGGTTCCTCAAGTACGAGCTGGACCGCTACCTGATGAGCCGTGCCACCGAGCGGGTCGAGGAGCAGCCGCTGGCGCTCAACGAGAACCAGCAGTACATCCACTACAACAAGGGTTCGGTGGTGTTCTACGCGCTGCGCGACGCCATCGGCGAGGACCGGCTGAACGCGGTCCTGTCCGAATTCGTGCAGGAATGGGGCTTCAAGGGCCCGCCCTACCCGACCACCCGTGATTTCCTCGACCTGCTCTACGCGCGCACCGATGCCGAGCACCATCCGTTCATCCGCGACCTGTTCGAGCGGATCGTGTTCTGGAACCACCGGGTCACCACGGCCGAGGTGCGCAAGCGCGACGACGGCAAGTACGCGGTGACGCTCAAGGTGCACGCCGAGAAGGTCTCCACCGACGGCAAGGGCAAGGAGACCGAGGAACCGATCGACGTCAGCGTGGACATCGGGGTGTTCGCACGTCCGCCGGGCGGCAAGGAGGCCGACGAGAAGGTGCTGTACCTGCGTAAGCACCGCATCACCGAGGCCGACACCACCCTGGAGCTGGTGGTCGACGAACTGCCCTACGAGGCCGGCATCGACCCCTACAACAAGCTGATCGACCGCGACTCCGGCGACAACCGCAAGAAGACCGTGCTCCTGTAG
- a CDS encoding ABC transporter ATP-binding protein, which yields MLEIRSLSKTYANGVQALKDVTLDIPRGMFGLLGPNGAGKSTLMRTIATLQDADNGSVHLDGLDVLKDKTEARRRLGYLPQEFGVYPKVSAEAMLDHFAVLKGVTARGERKALVEALLRQVNLWNVRKRKLGTFSGGMRQRFGIAQALIGQPSLIIVDEPTAGLDPEERNRFLNLLAEIGENTVVILSTHIVEDVTDLCPRMAIIAAGQVRLAGEPREAIRSLEGRIWRKRVDKAELGEVIQRHAVLSSRLVAGQPVVHVLADADPGEGFAAVPANLEDVYFGELRKVALAANTAQAA from the coding sequence ATGCTCGAGATCCGCTCGCTGTCCAAGACCTACGCCAACGGCGTGCAGGCACTCAAGGACGTCACCCTCGACATCCCGCGCGGCATGTTCGGCCTGCTCGGCCCCAACGGCGCCGGCAAGTCCACGCTGATGCGCACCATCGCCACCCTGCAGGACGCCGACAACGGCAGCGTCCACCTCGACGGGCTGGACGTGCTCAAGGACAAGACCGAGGCGCGGCGCCGGCTGGGCTACCTGCCGCAGGAGTTCGGCGTGTACCCGAAGGTCTCGGCCGAGGCCATGCTCGACCACTTCGCCGTACTCAAGGGCGTGACCGCGCGCGGCGAGCGCAAGGCGCTGGTCGAGGCGCTGCTGCGCCAGGTCAACCTGTGGAACGTGCGCAAGCGCAAGCTCGGCACCTTCTCCGGCGGCATGCGCCAGCGCTTCGGCATCGCCCAGGCGCTGATCGGCCAGCCCTCACTGATCATCGTCGACGAGCCCACCGCCGGCCTGGACCCGGAGGAGCGCAACCGCTTCCTCAACCTGCTGGCGGAGATCGGCGAGAACACGGTGGTGATCCTGTCCACCCACATCGTCGAGGACGTGACCGACCTGTGCCCGCGCATGGCCATCATCGCCGCCGGCCAGGTGCGCCTGGCCGGCGAACCGCGCGAGGCGATCCGCTCGCTTGAGGGCCGGATCTGGCGCAAGCGGGTGGACAAGGCCGAACTGGGCGAGGTGATCCAGCGGCACGCTGTGCTGTCCTCGCGCCTGGTCGCCGGGCAGCCGGTGGTGCACGTGCTGGCCGACGCCGACCCGGGCGAGGGTTTCGCCGCGGTGCCGGCCAACCTGGAGGACGTGTACTTCGGCGAGCTGCGCAAGGTCGCGCTGGCCGCCAACACTGCGCAGGCGGCCTGA
- a CDS encoding serine hydrolase domain-containing protein: MRVTGLFPLLALAALSAAATAPPTDPSTAVDALMRDYDGHVPGAAVLVLRDGRPLLRRGYGLADLEAGTAAGPETNYRLASITKQFTAAAILLLAEDGRLSLDDPVKRWLPSLPAAADAVTLRQLLAHTSGLVDYEDYVADDFPGQLRDADVLRILEDQDRTYFPPGSAYRYSNSGYALLALVVGEASGRDFASFLHERIFRPLGMDNTVAHQDGVDTVAHRAWGYSLADGRWTRTDQSRTSAVLGDGGIYSSIDDLARWDAALYDDRLLQPESLARMFSPATPTDEPDVPHYGFGWRLNGDSAWHSGESIGFRNAIVRWPGERLTVVVLSNRNGPRPYPLALEIARLFRDPAPP; this comes from the coding sequence ATGCGCGTGACCGGCCTGTTTCCACTGCTCGCACTGGCTGCGCTGTCCGCGGCAGCCACGGCGCCGCCCACCGATCCGTCGACGGCGGTCGACGCGCTGATGCGCGACTACGACGGCCACGTGCCCGGCGCGGCGGTGCTGGTGCTGCGCGACGGCCGGCCGCTGTTGCGGCGCGGCTACGGGCTGGCCGACCTGGAGGCCGGCACCGCCGCCGGGCCGGAGACCAACTACCGGCTCGCCTCCATCACCAAGCAGTTCACCGCCGCGGCGATCCTGCTGCTGGCCGAGGACGGCCGGCTGTCGCTGGACGACCCGGTGAAGCGCTGGCTGCCGTCGCTGCCAGCCGCCGCCGACGCGGTCACCCTGCGCCAGCTGCTCGCCCACACCTCCGGCCTGGTCGACTACGAGGACTACGTCGCGGACGACTTCCCGGGCCAACTGCGCGATGCCGACGTGCTGCGCATCCTCGAAGACCAGGACCGCACCTACTTCCCGCCGGGCAGCGCCTACCGCTACAGCAACAGCGGCTACGCGCTGCTGGCGCTGGTGGTGGGCGAGGCCTCCGGCCGCGACTTCGCCAGCTTCCTGCACGAGCGCATCTTCCGGCCGCTGGGCATGGACAACACCGTCGCCCACCAGGACGGCGTGGACACCGTGGCGCACCGCGCCTGGGGCTACAGCCTGGCCGACGGCCGCTGGACCCGCACCGACCAGAGCCGGACCAGCGCGGTGCTGGGCGATGGCGGCATCTATTCCTCGATCGACGACCTGGCCCGGTGGGACGCGGCGCTGTACGACGACCGCCTGCTGCAGCCGGAGTCGCTGGCGCGGATGTTCTCGCCGGCCACGCCGACGGACGAACCGGACGTACCGCACTACGGCTTCGGCTGGCGCCTGAACGGCGACAGCGCCTGGCACAGCGGCGAGAGCATCGGCTTCCGCAACGCGATCGTACGCTGGCCCGGCGAGCGGCTGACCGTGGTGGTGCTGAGCAACCGCAACGGACCCCGGCCCTACCCGCTGGCGCTGGAGATCGCGCGGCTGTTCCGCGACCCCGCCCCGCCCTGA
- a CDS encoding DUF885 domain-containing protein: MSLTRLRWLALPVALLLVSPSPVEAARKKAQQPAAAAAKPKPAKKAQTPAEQLQHLYADYWEASLKLNPLQATFQGDPRWNDQLPNYLSPEFRRQAHDFTTEWLAKVEAVGEDGLEGQDLLSYRIFVRNARDALEGERFPGWMQPVNQFNNPATLMAMLGSGASAQPFRTVKDYENWLKRAAQVPALFEQAIANMEQGMAAGVVQPRPLMEKVLPQLDALIKPTAEQTLFWNPIRNMPADFSEADRERLTADYRWLIEYRLMPSYRRLRGFIATRYLPATRASAGLGALPDGADWYAYNARQSTTTELTPEQIHRIGLDEVARIHEEIRKVMKEVKFRGNMQRFFRFMQEDKRFEFADEAALLAYYRGLESKVANKVPEQFSLLPKAGFEIRPVEAYRAQSAAGGSYMRPSEDGSRPGVFYVNTYNLPSRKTWDAEDLFLHEAIPGHHFQLALQQELTGLPAFRRFGGETAFTEGWGLYAESLGRDLGLYEDPYSYFGYLQNELWRAIRLVVDTGLHAKGWTREQVIDYMLKNSATSQVEAVAEAERYMAIPGQALAYKIGELKIMELRRKAQAALGPRFDMREFHAEVLKDGSVPLDVLEAKVDAWIATRQGQPG, translated from the coding sequence ATGTCCCTGACCCGCCTGCGCTGGCTGGCCCTGCCCGTCGCCCTGCTGCTGGTTTCGCCGTCGCCCGTCGAGGCCGCGCGCAAGAAAGCACAGCAGCCGGCTGCCGCGGCGGCCAAGCCAAAGCCGGCGAAGAAGGCCCAGACCCCGGCCGAGCAACTGCAGCACCTGTACGCCGACTACTGGGAAGCGTCGCTGAAGCTCAACCCGTTGCAGGCCACGTTCCAGGGCGATCCGCGCTGGAACGACCAGCTGCCCAACTACCTATCGCCCGAGTTCCGCAGGCAGGCCCACGACTTCACCACCGAATGGCTGGCCAAGGTGGAAGCGGTCGGCGAGGACGGCCTGGAAGGCCAGGACCTGCTCAGCTACCGCATCTTCGTGCGCAACGCCCGCGACGCGCTGGAGGGCGAGCGCTTCCCCGGCTGGATGCAGCCGGTCAACCAGTTCAACAACCCCGCCACGCTGATGGCCATGCTCGGCTCCGGCGCCAGCGCGCAGCCGTTCCGCACGGTCAAGGACTACGAGAACTGGCTCAAGCGCGCCGCGCAGGTGCCGGCGCTGTTCGAGCAGGCCATCGCCAACATGGAGCAGGGCATGGCCGCCGGCGTGGTCCAGCCGCGGCCGCTGATGGAGAAGGTACTGCCGCAGCTGGACGCGCTGATCAAGCCGACCGCCGAGCAGACCCTGTTCTGGAACCCGATCCGGAACATGCCGGCCGACTTCTCCGAGGCCGACCGTGAACGGCTGACCGCCGACTACCGCTGGCTGATCGAGTACCGGCTGATGCCCTCCTACCGCCGGCTGCGCGGTTTCATCGCCACCCGCTACCTGCCGGCCACGCGCGCCAGCGCCGGCCTGGGCGCCCTGCCCGACGGCGCGGACTGGTACGCGTACAACGCGCGGCAGAGCACCACCACCGAGCTGACGCCCGAGCAGATCCACCGGATCGGCCTGGACGAGGTGGCGCGGATCCACGAGGAGATCCGCAAGGTGATGAAGGAGGTGAAGTTCCGCGGCAACATGCAGCGGTTCTTCCGCTTCATGCAGGAGGACAAGCGCTTCGAGTTCGCCGACGAGGCCGCGCTGCTGGCCTACTACCGCGGCCTGGAGTCGAAGGTGGCCAACAAGGTGCCGGAGCAGTTCTCGCTGCTGCCCAAGGCCGGCTTCGAGATCCGCCCGGTGGAGGCGTACCGCGCGCAGTCGGCCGCGGGCGGGTCCTACATGCGGCCCAGCGAGGACGGCAGCCGCCCGGGCGTGTTCTACGTCAACACCTACAACCTGCCCTCGCGCAAGACCTGGGACGCGGAGGACCTGTTCCTGCACGAGGCCATTCCCGGCCACCACTTCCAGCTGGCCCTGCAGCAGGAACTGACCGGCCTGCCGGCGTTCCGCCGCTTCGGCGGCGAGACCGCCTTCACCGAGGGCTGGGGCCTGTACGCCGAGTCGCTGGGCCGCGACCTGGGCCTGTACGAAGACCCGTACTCCTATTTCGGCTACCTGCAGAACGAGCTGTGGCGCGCGATCCGGCTGGTGGTGGATACCGGCCTGCACGCCAAGGGCTGGACCCGCGAGCAGGTGATCGACTACATGCTGAAGAACTCGGCGACGAGCCAGGTGGAGGCGGTCGCCGAGGCCGAACGCTACATGGCCATCCCCGGCCAGGCGCTGGCCTACAAGATCGGCGAGCTGAAGATCATGGAACTGCGGCGCAAGGCGCAGGCGGCGCTCGGGCCGCGCTTCGACATGCGCGAATTCCACGCCGAAGTACTCAAGGATGGCTCGGTGCCACTGGACGTGCTGGAAGCCAAGGTCGACGCCTGGATCGCGACACGCCAGGGCCAGCCGGGTTAA